In Opitutaceae bacterium TAV5, one genomic interval encodes:
- a CDS encoding preprotein translocase subunit SecA, with translation MFSFLFKRFAGRHYKKFLEKARPIVAKINEIEQSYQSLSDEQLRAKTDEFRARLAAAADKKAALDQVLPEAFAAVKNAARRLCGRKLVVCEHELEWNMIHFDVQLIGGIAIHQGRIAEMATGEGKTLVSTLPLYLNALVGRNTQLVTVNDYLARRDSEWMGYLYQFLGLTVGCIQQQMPNDLRREMYGRDITYGTASEFGFDYLRDNGMATRKEDQVQRDHWFCIVDEIDSILVDEARTPLIISGPAPVEREMPFQRLKPNVDRLVADQTRLCNRFIAEARTLLEKPDLTPDDRALAAQRLLQVKMGTPKNKLLLRIQETPEWRKLLDKTETEFNSDFRKTELFHMKEELYYVIDERQHQADLTEIGRQHLRPDNPDAFVLPDLATEFSQLDVDTTLTPEEKEKLKLAAQERLAGVSEEIHAISQLLRAYSLYEKDDEYVVQDGKVMIVDENTGRVMPGRRWSDGLHQAVEAKEGVAIERETRTYATITIQNYFRMYEKLAGMTGTAETEATEFFEIYKLAVQVIPTNKPCIRIDKNDSIYKTRRDKFNAVVKEIEEANKRGQPVLVGTVSVESSEVLSRMLRRAGVIHTVLNAKFHAQEADIVARAGQRGAVTIATNMAGRGTDIKLGEGVKELGGLYVIGTERHQSRRIDRQLRGRCSRQGDPGVTKFFLSLEDELMRLFLQGNLASRIMEGAMKEGEELEHPWLNRSIESAQKKVEQQNFSIRKRLLQYDDVLNQQREVIYGIRNAAIHAERGKDIIFEQVNEEILNRLETAGYGGKEPPATTAIEGLVGWCNTHFPIGLKVDDLTGKTDLDALAADLVGRIRKAYEVKESVEIPEALGALERYVIIGAIDEHWQAHLTEMEELRQSIGLRSYGQKDPLVEYKGEAYKYFEELMQNVRLRICTGLFRNASNIQVFEQMLSILSRNARAQGPADAAGAPAPRVSVNTTVTSGGSAGALPGGQPEKEIQLPKVTVRRDVPKVGRNDPCPCGSGKKYKNCHGA, from the coding sequence ATGTTTTCCTTCCTGTTCAAACGATTCGCCGGCCGCCACTACAAGAAGTTCCTCGAAAAGGCGCGTCCCATCGTGGCCAAAATCAACGAGATCGAGCAGTCGTACCAGTCTCTCTCCGACGAACAGCTTCGCGCCAAGACCGACGAGTTCCGCGCCCGCCTCGCCGCCGCCGCCGACAAGAAGGCCGCTCTGGATCAGGTTCTCCCCGAGGCCTTTGCCGCGGTGAAAAACGCCGCCCGCCGCCTCTGCGGCCGGAAACTGGTGGTCTGTGAACACGAGCTCGAATGGAACATGATCCACTTCGACGTGCAGCTCATCGGCGGCATCGCCATCCACCAGGGCCGTATCGCCGAAATGGCTACGGGCGAAGGCAAGACCCTCGTCTCCACGCTCCCCCTCTACCTCAACGCCCTCGTCGGCCGCAACACCCAGCTCGTCACCGTCAACGACTACCTCGCCCGCCGCGACTCCGAGTGGATGGGCTACCTCTACCAGTTCCTCGGCCTCACCGTCGGCTGTATCCAGCAGCAGATGCCCAACGACCTGCGTCGCGAGATGTACGGACGCGACATCACCTACGGCACCGCCTCCGAGTTCGGCTTCGACTACCTGCGCGACAACGGCATGGCCACCCGCAAGGAAGACCAGGTGCAGCGCGACCACTGGTTCTGCATCGTGGACGAGATCGACTCCATCCTTGTCGACGAAGCCCGCACCCCGCTCATCATCTCCGGCCCCGCCCCCGTCGAGCGCGAGATGCCCTTCCAGCGCCTCAAGCCCAACGTCGACCGCCTCGTCGCCGACCAGACCCGCCTCTGCAACCGCTTCATCGCCGAGGCCCGGACTCTCCTCGAAAAACCCGACCTCACGCCCGACGACCGCGCCCTCGCCGCCCAGCGCCTCCTCCAGGTCAAGATGGGCACGCCGAAAAACAAGCTCCTCCTCCGCATCCAGGAAACCCCCGAATGGAGAAAGCTCCTCGACAAGACCGAAACCGAGTTCAACTCCGATTTCCGCAAGACCGAGCTTTTCCACATGAAGGAGGAGCTCTACTACGTCATCGACGAACGCCAGCACCAGGCCGACCTCACCGAAATCGGCCGCCAGCATCTTCGCCCCGACAACCCCGACGCCTTCGTCCTCCCCGACCTCGCCACCGAGTTCAGCCAGCTCGACGTCGACACCACCCTCACCCCCGAGGAAAAGGAAAAACTCAAGCTCGCCGCCCAGGAACGCCTCGCCGGCGTCTCCGAGGAAATCCACGCCATCTCGCAACTCCTCCGCGCCTATTCGCTCTACGAAAAGGATGACGAATACGTCGTGCAGGACGGCAAGGTCATGATCGTCGACGAGAACACCGGCCGCGTCATGCCCGGTCGCCGCTGGTCCGACGGGCTCCACCAGGCCGTCGAGGCCAAGGAGGGCGTCGCCATCGAACGCGAGACGCGCACCTACGCGACGATCACCATCCAGAACTACTTCCGCATGTACGAAAAACTCGCCGGCATGACCGGCACGGCCGAGACCGAGGCCACCGAGTTTTTCGAGATCTACAAACTCGCCGTGCAGGTCATCCCGACCAACAAGCCCTGCATCCGCATCGACAAGAACGACAGCATCTACAAGACCCGCCGCGACAAGTTCAACGCCGTCGTCAAGGAGATCGAGGAGGCCAACAAACGCGGCCAGCCCGTCCTCGTGGGCACCGTTTCCGTCGAGTCCTCCGAAGTCCTCTCCCGCATGCTCAGGCGCGCCGGCGTGATCCACACCGTGCTCAACGCCAAGTTCCACGCGCAGGAGGCCGACATCGTGGCCCGCGCCGGCCAGCGCGGCGCCGTGACGATCGCCACCAACATGGCCGGCCGCGGCACCGACATCAAACTCGGCGAAGGCGTCAAGGAGCTCGGCGGCCTCTACGTCATCGGCACCGAGCGCCACCAGTCACGCCGCATCGACCGCCAGCTCCGCGGCCGTTGCTCCCGCCAGGGCGACCCCGGCGTCACCAAGTTTTTCCTCTCGCTCGAGGACGAACTCATGCGCCTCTTCCTCCAGGGCAACCTCGCCTCGCGCATCATGGAAGGCGCGATGAAGGAAGGCGAGGAGCTCGAGCATCCCTGGCTCAACCGCTCCATCGAGAGCGCGCAGAAAAAGGTGGAGCAGCAAAACTTCTCCATCCGCAAGCGCCTCCTCCAGTACGACGACGTGCTCAACCAGCAGCGCGAGGTCATCTACGGCATCCGCAACGCCGCCATCCATGCCGAGCGCGGCAAGGACATCATTTTCGAGCAGGTCAACGAGGAGATCCTCAACCGCCTCGAAACGGCCGGCTATGGTGGCAAGGAGCCGCCCGCCACCACCGCCATCGAAGGCCTCGTCGGCTGGTGCAACACCCATTTCCCCATCGGCCTCAAGGTCGACGACCTCACCGGCAAGACCGATCTCGACGCGCTGGCCGCCGATCTCGTCGGCCGCATCCGCAAGGCGTACGAAGTGAAGGAATCCGTCGAGATTCCCGAAGCGCTCGGCGCGCTCGAACGCTATGTCATCATCGGCGCCATCGACGAACACTGGCAGGCGCACCTCACCGAGATGGAAGAGCTCCGCCAGTCGATCGGCCTGCGCAGCTACGGCCAGAAAGACCCGCTCGTCGAATACAAGGGCGAGGCGTACAAGTACTTCGAGGAGCTGATGCAGAACGTGCGCCTGCGCATCTGCACCGGCCTTTTCCGCAACGCGTCGAACATCCAGGTGTTCGAACAGATGCTGAGCATCCTCTCGCGCAACGCCCGCGCGCAAGGCCCGGCCGATGCCGCCGGCGCTCCCGCGCCCCGCGTGAGCGTGAACACCACAGTGACCTCCGGCGGCAGCGCGGGAGCGTTGCCGGGAGGCCAGCCCGAGAAGGAGATCCAGCTCCCGAAAGTCACCGTGCGTCGTGACGTGCCGAAAGTCGGCCGCAACGACCCGTGCCCCTGCGGCAGCGGCAAGAAGTACAAAAACTGCCACGGCGCGTAA
- a CDS encoding transglutaminase, with protein MRLRVLHRTSYVYGEPVRESFNEARLQPVTADGQVCHHFLLKILPSTRLTHYLDFHLNYVHLFEITEPHTRLEVEATSVVTTGNGHRLAEDLVTTPLAEMEACSRLERCYDFMQSSHFVDISAEAWRFGLDATVGITDAWQAAQAVLRAIHRGFTYTPAATHVHTHMRDVLRDRRGVCQDFAHVMLGVCRSLKIPARYVSGYLYNGPEDQLRGAQASHAWVEVYLPGHGWRALDPTNGSQPDERYIKIAVGRDYSDVSPLKGTYRGTGERKLTVEVLVTDLDPVPVAG; from the coding sequence ATGAGACTCCGCGTTCTCCACCGCACCTCCTATGTCTATGGCGAGCCGGTCCGCGAGAGCTTCAATGAAGCCCGCCTCCAGCCCGTCACCGCCGATGGTCAGGTGTGTCACCATTTCCTGCTGAAAATCCTGCCGTCCACGCGGCTCACCCATTACCTCGATTTTCATCTCAACTACGTCCACCTCTTCGAGATCACCGAGCCGCACACCCGGCTCGAAGTCGAGGCCACCTCGGTCGTCACCACCGGCAACGGCCACCGGCTCGCCGAAGATCTCGTCACCACGCCGCTCGCGGAGATGGAAGCCTGTTCGCGCCTCGAACGCTGCTACGATTTCATGCAGTCGAGCCACTTTGTGGACATCTCGGCCGAAGCCTGGCGTTTCGGTCTCGATGCCACTGTCGGCATCACCGACGCCTGGCAGGCTGCGCAGGCCGTGCTGCGTGCCATCCACCGCGGTTTCACCTACACGCCCGCCGCCACGCACGTCCACACGCACATGCGCGACGTGCTGCGCGACCGTCGCGGCGTCTGCCAGGATTTCGCGCACGTCATGCTCGGCGTCTGCCGCTCGCTGAAAATCCCGGCCCGCTACGTCAGCGGTTACCTTTACAACGGCCCCGAAGACCAGCTTCGCGGCGCCCAGGCCAGCCATGCCTGGGTGGAGGTTTACCTGCCCGGCCATGGCTGGCGCGCCCTCGATCCCACCAACGGGTCCCAGCCCGACGAGCGTTACATAAAAATCGCCGTCGGCCGGGATTACTCCGACGTCTCCCCGCTCAAGGGCACCTACCGCGGCACCGGCGAACGCAAGCTCACTGTCGAGGTCCTCGTCACCGATCTCGACCCCGTGCCCGTCGCCGGCTGA
- a CDS encoding trypsin, whose product MRSAPHSHFLRVRTLCSLALLLLAARLHGQTAEEILTTSQTLYINSDSLSLHVVSAHFTTRNRDQEATDEKPSRPVRNNRLLRTEYPSRWLMLEQTVKDDGQPESNTVGILSRSPSFPPVSGTLSGTANRTRTLTNASFTSRLDRVRHALLPSSWWRSESDEKPVALQSVEKRRDISRDGYTAWQISGYDETTRYWYLLTINKDNHQIERSIARREILPRPGSDTGNSKPDDDLFAATDSDRSPPAKSTDFEIVETVFFRQEFNPALDKASFTASTAAREIPVLDKADIGRLTDNRNLITAALGIDQPPAPDSASDAVAGNDGDDASGTPGKKGGKAASRTRNETPASQLLSPEQMAGIVLIQSNDGAATGFMTKLRGVDFIVTNLHVLSGSEGLTFRNLRGETIAVGPAFGAVGSDIALLRIEKAEGSLSASPDVMKTAKIGDKVVVVGNRLGSGVATQVSGLIQGVGPTLVEVNATFQPGNSGSPIFNLTTGEVIGVASYAETRKINIEATYGTAARKSASSDTEIEKRWFGYRIDSVKKWESLDLDEFNRQAARIAEFREFSESLLELVQFRFGSARLHPRLSALFYNYEDQCRRMAGNRRGLMSETQSFLRTVRSLAEASSRELKPETFYDYYRTCQYWENSITAQKEFRSRLVEALKQYEANASVIVSRLSSGGR is encoded by the coding sequence ATGCGATCCGCCCCGCATTCCCATTTTCTCCGGGTCAGAACCCTCTGTTCCCTTGCCCTGCTGCTCCTCGCTGCCCGGCTGCATGGCCAGACCGCCGAAGAAATCCTCACGACGAGCCAGACACTCTACATCAACTCCGACAGCCTTTCGCTGCATGTCGTCTCGGCCCATTTCACCACCCGCAACCGCGACCAGGAGGCAACGGACGAAAAACCGTCCCGCCCCGTCCGCAACAACCGCCTCCTCCGCACCGAATACCCCTCGCGATGGCTGATGCTGGAGCAGACCGTCAAGGACGACGGCCAGCCCGAAAGCAACACCGTCGGCATCCTCTCGCGCAGCCCCTCCTTCCCACCCGTCAGCGGCACCCTCTCCGGCACGGCCAACCGCACCCGGACCCTCACCAACGCCTCGTTCACGTCGCGACTCGACCGGGTCAGGCATGCCCTCCTCCCCTCTTCCTGGTGGCGGTCCGAAAGCGATGAAAAACCGGTCGCCCTCCAGTCCGTCGAAAAACGCCGGGACATCTCCCGCGACGGTTACACGGCCTGGCAGATTTCCGGCTACGACGAAACCACCCGTTACTGGTACCTGCTCACGATCAACAAGGACAACCACCAGATAGAACGCAGCATCGCCCGGCGCGAGATCCTCCCTCGCCCCGGGTCCGACACCGGAAACAGCAAGCCCGACGACGATCTGTTCGCCGCCACCGACAGCGATCGCTCTCCTCCCGCCAAAAGCACCGATTTCGAAATCGTCGAGACTGTCTTTTTCCGGCAGGAATTTAACCCCGCCCTCGACAAGGCGTCGTTCACCGCCAGCACCGCCGCCAGGGAAATCCCCGTCCTCGACAAGGCCGATATCGGCCGCCTCACCGACAACCGCAACCTGATCACCGCCGCCCTCGGGATCGACCAGCCCCCCGCACCCGACTCCGCCAGCGATGCGGTCGCCGGTAACGACGGCGACGACGCCTCCGGCACTCCCGGGAAAAAAGGCGGCAAGGCCGCGTCGCGTACCCGCAACGAAACCCCCGCCAGCCAACTCCTCTCCCCCGAACAGATGGCCGGCATCGTGCTCATCCAGTCCAACGACGGCGCCGCCACCGGGTTCATGACGAAGCTGCGCGGCGTCGATTTTATCGTCACCAATCTCCACGTTCTCAGCGGCAGCGAAGGTCTCACCTTCCGCAATCTTCGCGGAGAGACCATCGCCGTGGGCCCGGCCTTCGGCGCGGTCGGCAGCGACATCGCGCTCCTCCGCATCGAGAAAGCCGAAGGCTCCCTCTCCGCCTCGCCCGACGTGATGAAAACCGCCAAGATCGGCGACAAGGTCGTCGTGGTGGGCAACCGGCTCGGCAGCGGCGTGGCGACGCAGGTGAGCGGACTCATCCAGGGCGTCGGCCCCACCCTCGTCGAGGTCAACGCCACCTTCCAGCCCGGCAACAGCGGCAGCCCCATCTTCAACCTCACCACCGGCGAAGTGATCGGCGTCGCCTCCTACGCCGAGACGCGCAAGATCAACATCGAAGCCACCTACGGCACCGCCGCCCGCAAGTCCGCCAGCTCCGACACCGAAATTGAAAAACGCTGGTTCGGTTACCGGATCGATTCCGTAAAAAAATGGGAGTCGCTCGACCTCGACGAATTCAACCGCCAGGCCGCGCGCATCGCCGAATTTCGTGAATTCTCCGAATCCCTGCTCGAACTCGTCCAGTTCCGGTTCGGCTCCGCCCGCCTCCATCCGCGCCTCTCCGCGCTCTTCTACAATTACGAAGACCAGTGCCGCCGGATGGCCGGCAACCGGCGCGGCCTCATGAGCGAAACCCAGAGCTTCCTGCGCACCGTGCGCAGCCTCGCCGAAGCCTCCTCACGCGAACTCAAGCCGGAAACGTTCTACGACTACTACCGCACCTGCCAGTACTGGGAAAACAGCATCACCGCCCAAAAGGAGTTCCGCAGCCGTCTCGTCGAAGCCCTGAAACAGTACGAGGCCAACGCCAGCGTCATCGTCTCCCGACTCAGCAGCGGCGGCCGGTAA
- a CDS encoding RNA polymerase sigma-70 factor → MPFPDTPETVIDRLKRHDMPQSWEAAWEEFFDLYHYAVRICVQSAFRRHGWHALPEHDLGDVVMTVFVSIVRGSETFALDPGRGRFRQFLTTVCQRRVADHIRRHRHQGKHDSLERLAEEGIALPPATDATGMAGPGLDRDEQDAFRIALLGTLLAELRNGISPRMFMIFELVKLAGNPPADVAIRLGVKRGVVDNSVYKAMQKLREIAARKTLTEEYPQ, encoded by the coding sequence ATGCCGTTTCCCGACACACCTGAAACCGTCATCGACCGCCTGAAGCGGCACGACATGCCGCAATCATGGGAAGCGGCATGGGAAGAGTTTTTCGATCTGTACCACTATGCGGTGCGCATCTGCGTGCAGTCGGCCTTTCGCCGTCATGGCTGGCACGCGCTGCCGGAGCACGACCTGGGCGACGTGGTCATGACGGTGTTTGTGTCCATTGTCCGGGGAAGTGAAACATTCGCACTCGATCCCGGCAGGGGACGCTTCCGGCAATTCCTGACCACCGTGTGCCAGCGCCGTGTGGCCGATCACATTCGCCGGCACCGGCATCAGGGAAAGCACGATTCCCTGGAAAGGCTCGCGGAAGAAGGCATCGCCCTGCCGCCCGCGACCGACGCCACCGGCATGGCCGGGCCCGGGCTCGACCGGGATGAACAGGACGCCTTCCGTATCGCCCTTCTGGGTACCTTGCTGGCGGAGCTGCGCAACGGGATTTCGCCGCGCATGTTCATGATTTTCGAGCTGGTCAAACTCGCCGGCAACCCACCCGCCGACGTGGCCATCCGGCTGGGCGTGAAGCGCGGGGTGGTGGACAACTCGGTTTACAAGGCGATGCAAAAACTCCGGGAGATCGCCGCCCGGAAAACCCTCACGGAGGAGTATCCACAATGA
- a CDS encoding serine/threonine protein kinase: MSSPDSLSSFIPGPGQVMDGYRLVRMIGSGGFGHVWLCTSMALGQAFALKIVKVPEGKHAQRELAAVQRFKQLLSGSRASGLMPIEHVGMVDGFLFYVMPLADGTDDSDPESPGWKPLTLGTLVCQQRLTGSWYSSAQVKAWMQPVLEAARTISEAGLVHRDIKPDNILFVGGRTVLSDISLLGHDGEALTEIGTPGYRAPSWYMETGGHPDQYGLAATLFTLLTGHAPDKMGRVAFRWPPQGEASLSREEHAEWLRLHDVIFRATHERAGERYRTLAALADAVIGANSERTKVGEGTLNRGVVTEPDVSRVRMRFRARPRTVLAFLCVILAIAGGALYLNSVKPDRGSGWGSLWRKLDGNSAWKEFDRKLDEAKVALEERKKQWSELKDTFAKEMDELRGKPTFQDISGTMPRISALIKKATEFIRDEAVRSRDQYRQLRDALTQAADASEAVDGADEREKAYALFQAQTVDFESDMKSVTANWRKWVEEIVAKAGKQEIPDHSAW; the protein is encoded by the coding sequence ATGAGCAGCCCTGATTCCCTCAGCAGCTTTATTCCCGGTCCCGGCCAGGTCATGGACGGTTACCGCCTTGTGCGCATGATCGGCAGCGGAGGATTCGGCCATGTGTGGCTGTGCACCTCGATGGCACTCGGGCAGGCGTTCGCGCTCAAGATTGTCAAGGTTCCCGAAGGCAAGCACGCGCAGCGTGAACTTGCCGCCGTGCAGCGTTTCAAGCAGCTGCTTTCCGGGTCGCGTGCTTCCGGGCTGATGCCGATCGAGCACGTCGGCATGGTGGACGGGTTCCTGTTTTACGTCATGCCGCTTGCCGACGGGACGGACGACAGCGATCCGGAGTCGCCTGGCTGGAAACCGCTCACGCTCGGCACCCTTGTTTGCCAGCAACGGCTGACCGGGTCGTGGTATTCGTCAGCGCAGGTGAAAGCGTGGATGCAGCCGGTGCTGGAAGCCGCCCGGACGATCAGCGAGGCGGGGCTTGTTCATCGGGACATAAAGCCTGACAATATCCTGTTTGTCGGCGGCAGGACCGTACTGTCGGATATTTCGTTGCTCGGACATGATGGCGAGGCGCTCACCGAAATCGGCACGCCCGGGTATCGTGCCCCGAGCTGGTATATGGAAACGGGAGGGCACCCCGACCAGTACGGACTGGCGGCGACGCTGTTTACCCTTCTGACCGGGCACGCCCCGGACAAGATGGGACGGGTTGCATTTCGCTGGCCGCCGCAGGGGGAGGCATCCCTGTCCAGGGAAGAGCATGCGGAGTGGCTGCGATTGCACGATGTCATTTTCCGGGCCACGCACGAGCGGGCAGGCGAGCGGTATCGGACGCTTGCCGCGCTGGCGGATGCGGTGATTGGTGCGAACAGCGAGCGGACAAAGGTGGGGGAGGGGACGCTCAACCGTGGAGTCGTTACGGAGCCGGACGTATCCAGAGTCCGAATGCGGTTCCGTGCTCGCCCGCGAACAGTGTTGGCGTTTTTGTGCGTCATCCTCGCCATCGCGGGAGGCGCCCTTTATCTCAACAGCGTGAAGCCTGACAGGGGGAGCGGGTGGGGCTCCTTGTGGAGGAAGCTGGACGGGAATTCTGCCTGGAAGGAGTTCGACCGGAAACTTGACGAGGCCAAAGTTGCCCTCGAAGAGCGGAAGAAACAATGGAGTGAACTGAAGGATACGTTTGCCAAAGAAATGGACGAGCTTCGCGGCAAACCAACCTTTCAGGACATCTCCGGTACGATGCCGCGCATCAGCGCTCTGATCAAAAAGGCGACCGAATTCATCAGGGATGAAGCTGTCCGGTCCAGGGATCAATACAGGCAGCTTCGCGATGCACTGACGCAGGCTGCCGATGCGTCCGAAGCTGTCGACGGCGCCGACGAACGTGAAAAGGCTTACGCCTTGTTTCAAGCTCAAACAGTTGATTTCGAGAGTGATATGAAGTCAGTAACCGCAAACTGGAGGAAGTGGGTCGAGGAAATCGTTGCCAAAGCAGGCAAACAGGAGATTCCAGACCATTCGGCCTGGTGA
- a CDS encoding transcriptional regulator yields MKPDAEREAIISHLVALLKKQREDRGLSMNETAWRAGLDHSMILRVEKRQRLPTIETLLRMSDALEADLPALLAAAVESVRGTRPGTNAKLLRPRPSGGKAAGKRQPRTAKAATKKSAS; encoded by the coding sequence ATGAAGCCGGACGCGGAACGGGAAGCGATCATCAGCCACCTGGTAGCCTTGCTGAAGAAACAGCGGGAAGACCGGGGTCTGTCGATGAACGAGACCGCGTGGCGGGCGGGACTGGATCACAGCATGATCCTGCGGGTGGAGAAGCGGCAGCGGCTGCCCACCATCGAAACCCTGCTCCGGATGTCCGACGCACTGGAGGCGGACTTGCCGGCATTGCTGGCGGCAGCCGTGGAAAGCGTCCGGGGAACCCGGCCCGGCACGAATGCGAAGCTGCTCCGGCCACGCCCTTCCGGCGGGAAGGCCGCCGGGAAGCGGCAGCCGCGAACCGCGAAAGCAGCCACGAAAAAATCCGCTTCCTGA
- a CDS encoding DNA-binding protein has translation MNSLEILCANLRNLRLSRGLTQEVLAEKAGVTCRHYQDIEAGRRPGLQVATVDRLAAALGETASHLLEAGRYAEPEAKRGRNPHRIVR, from the coding sequence GTGAATTCGCTCGAAATCCTGTGTGCCAATCTCCGCAATTTGCGGCTGAGCCGTGGGCTCACACAGGAGGTGCTGGCGGAAAAGGCAGGCGTGACGTGCCGGCATTACCAGGACATTGAAGCCGGACGTCGTCCCGGGTTGCAGGTGGCCACCGTCGATCGGCTCGCTGCCGCGCTGGGAGAAACGGCCTCGCATTTGCTGGAGGCGGGCCGGTACGCCGAGCCGGAGGCGAAACGCGGTAGAAATCCGCACCGGATTGTCCGGTAA
- a CDS encoding transcriptional regulator, with the protein MTRPRRQNTDDEEMLLKFGRGVRRLREELGLSQEDFAELVDVHRTYVGMIERGEKSPTLGTVAAWARGFRMRSSQLLAKVGL; encoded by the coding sequence GTGACGCGCCCACGACGACAAAATACCGATGACGAGGAGATGCTCTTGAAATTCGGGCGTGGTGTGCGCCGGTTACGCGAAGAGTTGGGACTCTCGCAGGAAGATTTTGCCGAATTGGTCGATGTGCATCGCACCTACGTCGGCATGATCGAACGGGGAGAGAAATCACCGACGCTGGGGACGGTCGCAGCCTGGGCACGCGGGTTCCGCATGAGATCTTCGCAATTGCTGGCAAAAGTGGGGTTGTGA
- a CDS encoding prevent-host-death protein yields MGAFEAKTKLGELLERVSQGATFTITKHDRPVARLVGFDADRAAQRAEATTALRALRSRYRLGGLDVRSLREEGRA; encoded by the coding sequence GTGGGTGCCTTTGAGGCGAAGACCAAACTGGGCGAACTCCTGGAGCGCGTCTCCCAAGGGGCAACGTTTACGATCACCAAGCATGACCGGCCTGTTGCCCGGTTGGTCGGCTTTGACGCCGACCGCGCAGCGCAGCGAGCCGAGGCCACCACCGCCCTGCGCGCCTTGCGCTCACGCTACCGCCTGGGCGGACTCGATGTCCGTTCACTCCGTGAGGAGGGGCGCGCATGA
- a CDS encoding twitching motility protein PilT, producing MTPAFVLDCSATLPWIFQDEATDATDRLLDDLTAGAEAWVPALWHLELGNVLIGAQRRGRIDQAGIEGFFSRLGAYEISVDTETIPRAWNKTLDLALLHQLSTYDAAYLELALRRDLPLASLDTALIRAAKATGVTLCLP from the coding sequence ATGACTCCCGCCTTCGTGCTCGACTGCTCCGCCACCCTTCCCTGGATTTTTCAGGACGAGGCGACCGACGCCACCGACCGGTTGCTGGACGATCTCACGGCGGGAGCCGAGGCGTGGGTTCCGGCGCTGTGGCATCTGGAACTGGGTAACGTCCTGATCGGCGCCCAACGCCGGGGCCGCATCGACCAGGCGGGCATCGAGGGCTTTTTCTCCCGGCTGGGAGCCTACGAGATTTCGGTCGATACCGAAACGATACCCCGCGCCTGGAACAAGACGCTCGATCTCGCCCTGCTGCACCAGCTCTCGACCTACGACGCCGCCTACCTCGAACTGGCCCTGCGCCGCGACCTCCCGCTCGCCTCTCTGGATACCGCTCTCATCCGCGCCGCCAAGGCCACCGGCGTAACACTTTGCCTGCCCTGA
- a CDS encoding mucin, which yields MLVQKIQELTELRLRIAKLAASIEQERTAELAAIPGQYGYADVNDFIKALKQVVGVRGKRGKKTAKAPSGKPAGKRTRARITPELKEQVKAVVLEGKSGPEIAIRFSISAQSVQNIKKEFGLVTARGEVAPSSAPAGEESAPIAS from the coding sequence ATGCTCGTCCAAAAAATCCAGGAACTCACCGAACTCCGTCTTCGCATTGCCAAACTAGCAGCCAGTATCGAACAGGAACGCACCGCCGAGCTTGCTGCCATTCCAGGCCAGTATGGCTATGCCGATGTCAACGACTTCATCAAAGCCCTGAAACAGGTTGTCGGCGTTCGTGGCAAGCGAGGGAAGAAAACCGCCAAGGCTCCCTCGGGCAAACCGGCAGGGAAGAGGACTCGCGCCAGGATCACACCGGAACTGAAGGAGCAGGTGAAGGCCGTAGTCCTCGAAGGCAAGAGCGGCCCCGAAATCGCGATCCGGTTCAGCATCTCTGCCCAAAGCGTGCAGAATATCAAAAAGGAATTCGGGCTGGTGACTGCTCGTGGCGAGGTGGCTCCTTCTTCGGCTCCCGCTGGTGAAGAGTCCGCGCCCATTGCTTCCTGA